A stretch of the Arachis stenosperma cultivar V10309 chromosome 6, arast.V10309.gnm1.PFL2, whole genome shotgun sequence genome encodes the following:
- the LOC130936407 gene encoding uncharacterized protein LOC130936407 isoform X1 — protein sequence MEAHCNSELATSEKSMLTTQSDSKIFGEKRGSSHFREKHDLPRKRVKIRDLESVVQSAAQTSTHYSDFTSQEEDCDWQAVSEKLVSRVAEIPEAMGMDVFDEQETKREVIQEGPRNLDLNNDACGGKFSSLDTRGGCVENLTNVSKQEKEQGGNLMISRGINVDLNAEDVTSSINLEATHRHKGYSHLKSKDVSESGSCSGPIEEKDPMRIWKEMKQNGFLSSSHGGIPVPKQRGRKSKNEMLKKKMEIAKREQVSRFTKIAAPSGLLNDLNPGIINHVRNRKQVHSIIEALVRSENNEHNNAGSNQTAHRTNVSTENRKRDLDYMADGSRHTKKHVGKMNDSPWIMDSRVCDRDKLEKSNLRSCSSHSMFERGDDILALKLSSSTKALMGSTTLSSEESSNLAIVPSLSLKAATVASQWLELLYQDIKGRLSALRRSRRRVRAVITTELPFLISKEFANNQENDPFAAKMTAGISTSKPADLHRARWTALFDHMDEALSEEEKQLESWLNQVKEKQVLCDQGLQQVNWNITYGLQQMGTSENDSRVTGLDGSEKELAVNAAAASIYSTCNFLLSES from the exons ATGGAAGCACACTGCAATTCGGAACTTGCTACATCCGAAAAGTCTATGTTAACTACACAATCGGACTCCAAG ATTTTTGGGGAGAAGCGTGGAAGTTCCCATTTCAGAGAGAAGCACGACCTACCTCGGAAACGGGTCAAAATTAGGGATCTTGAATCCGTGGTTCAGTCGGCGG CACAAACTAGTACTCATTATTCAGATTTTACAAGCCAGGAAGAAGATTGTGATTGGCAGGCAGTTAGTGAGAAGTTGGTGTCACGAGTGGCTGAAATCCCCGAAGCTATGGGAATGGATGTTTTCGATGAACAGGAAACCAAGAGGGAAGTAATCCAGGAGGGACCCAGGAATCTCGATCTTAACAATGATGCATGTGGGGGCAAATTTTCCTCTCTGGATACAAGAGGCGGATGTGTTGAGAATCTCACTAATGTATCAAAGCAAGAGAAGGAACAAGGTGGCAATCTTATGATATCAAGGGGAATTAATGTCGATCTTAATGCAGAAGATGTTACTAGCTCTATCAATTTGGAAGCAACACATCGTCATAAAGGATACAGTCATCTTAAATCTAAAGATGTTTCAGAGAGTGGAAGCTGCTCTGGACCAATAGAGGAGAAGGATCCAATGAGGATATGGAAGGAGATGAAGCAAAATGGGTTTCTCTCTTCGTCTCATGGAGGCATTCCGGTGCCAAAACAACGTGGGAGGAAAAGCAAAAATGAAATGCTCAAGAAAAAGATGGAAATTGCTAAGAGAGAACAGGTAAGCAGGTTTACAAAGATTGCTGCTCCAAGTGGATTACTTAATGACCTAAACCCTGGAATTATAAATCATGTAAGAAATAGAAAGCAGGTCCATTCAATAATTGAAGCTCTTGTAAGGTCTGAAAATAATGAACACAACAATGCTGGGAGTAATCAAACTGCACACCGAACAAATGTAAGCACTGAAAACAGAAAAAGGGACTTGGATTATATGGCTGATGGGAGCAGACATACGAAAAAACATgtgggaaaaatgaatgattcCCCTTGGATTATGGATAGTAGAGTTTGTGATCGTGACAAGTTAGAGAAATCTAACCTTCGAAGTTGTTCGTCACACTCGATGTTTGAAAGAGGAGATGATATTTTAGCTTTGAAATTGTCATCTTCAACGAAGGCATTGATGGGTTCGACCACTTTGTCAAGTGAGGAATCATCAAACTTAGCAATCGTTCCTTCTCTTTCCCTAAAAG CTGCTACTGTTGCTTCACAATGGTTGGAGCTTCTATATCAAGACATTAAAGGGCGTCTTTCGG CTTTGCGCCGCAGTAGGAGGAGGGTTCGAGCTGTAATCACTACTGAGTTGCCTTTTCTTATATCAAAGGAATTTGCAAATAATCAAGAAAATGACCCTTTTGCTGCGAAAATGACTGCGGGAATTTCCACAAGCAAACCAGCAGATCTGCATCGGGCAAGATGGACTGCGTTGTTTGATCACATGGATGAAGCACTTTCAGAAGAGGAAAAACAACTT GAAAGTTGGTTGAATCAGGTAAAAGAAAAGCAAGTGCTATGTGACCAAGGTCTGCAACAAGTAAACTGGAACATTACATATGGTTTGCAGCAGATGGGAACTTCTGAAAATGATTCCAG GGTCACAGGATTAGATGGTTCAGAGAAAGAATTAGCAGTTAATGCAGCTGCAGCTTCAATATATTCAACATGCAATTTTTTACTGTCAGAGAGCTAA
- the LOC130936407 gene encoding uncharacterized protein LOC130936407 isoform X2: MEAHCNSELATSEKSMLTTQSDSKIFGEKRGSSHFREKHDLPRKRVKIRDLESVVQSAAQTSTHYSDFTSQEEDCDWQAVSEKLVSRVAEIPEAMGMDVFDEQETKREVIQEGPRNLDLNNDACGGKFSSLDTRGGCVENLTNVSKQEKEQGGNLMISRGINVDLNAEDVTSSINLEATHRHKGYSHLKSKDVSESGSCSGPIEEKDPMRIWKEMKQNGFLSSSHGGIPVPKQRGRKSKNEMLKKKMEIAKREQVSRFTKIAAPSGLLNDLNPGIINHVRNRKQVHSIIEALVRSENNEHNNAGSNQTAHRTNVSTENRKRDLDYMADGSRHTKKHVGKMNDSPWIMDSRVCDRDKLEKSNLRSCSSHSMFERGDDILALKLSSSTKALMGSTTLSTATVASQWLELLYQDIKGRLSALRRSRRRVRAVITTELPFLISKEFANNQENDPFAAKMTAGISTSKPADLHRARWTALFDHMDEALSEEEKQLESWLNQVKEKQVLCDQGLQQVNWNITYGLQQMGTSENDSRVTGLDGSEKELAVNAAAASIYSTCNFLLSES; encoded by the exons ATGGAAGCACACTGCAATTCGGAACTTGCTACATCCGAAAAGTCTATGTTAACTACACAATCGGACTCCAAG ATTTTTGGGGAGAAGCGTGGAAGTTCCCATTTCAGAGAGAAGCACGACCTACCTCGGAAACGGGTCAAAATTAGGGATCTTGAATCCGTGGTTCAGTCGGCGG CACAAACTAGTACTCATTATTCAGATTTTACAAGCCAGGAAGAAGATTGTGATTGGCAGGCAGTTAGTGAGAAGTTGGTGTCACGAGTGGCTGAAATCCCCGAAGCTATGGGAATGGATGTTTTCGATGAACAGGAAACCAAGAGGGAAGTAATCCAGGAGGGACCCAGGAATCTCGATCTTAACAATGATGCATGTGGGGGCAAATTTTCCTCTCTGGATACAAGAGGCGGATGTGTTGAGAATCTCACTAATGTATCAAAGCAAGAGAAGGAACAAGGTGGCAATCTTATGATATCAAGGGGAATTAATGTCGATCTTAATGCAGAAGATGTTACTAGCTCTATCAATTTGGAAGCAACACATCGTCATAAAGGATACAGTCATCTTAAATCTAAAGATGTTTCAGAGAGTGGAAGCTGCTCTGGACCAATAGAGGAGAAGGATCCAATGAGGATATGGAAGGAGATGAAGCAAAATGGGTTTCTCTCTTCGTCTCATGGAGGCATTCCGGTGCCAAAACAACGTGGGAGGAAAAGCAAAAATGAAATGCTCAAGAAAAAGATGGAAATTGCTAAGAGAGAACAGGTAAGCAGGTTTACAAAGATTGCTGCTCCAAGTGGATTACTTAATGACCTAAACCCTGGAATTATAAATCATGTAAGAAATAGAAAGCAGGTCCATTCAATAATTGAAGCTCTTGTAAGGTCTGAAAATAATGAACACAACAATGCTGGGAGTAATCAAACTGCACACCGAACAAATGTAAGCACTGAAAACAGAAAAAGGGACTTGGATTATATGGCTGATGGGAGCAGACATACGAAAAAACATgtgggaaaaatgaatgattcCCCTTGGATTATGGATAGTAGAGTTTGTGATCGTGACAAGTTAGAGAAATCTAACCTTCGAAGTTGTTCGTCACACTCGATGTTTGAAAGAGGAGATGATATTTTAGCTTTGAAATTGTCATCTTCAACGAAGGCATTGATGGGTTCGACCACTTTGTCAA CTGCTACTGTTGCTTCACAATGGTTGGAGCTTCTATATCAAGACATTAAAGGGCGTCTTTCGG CTTTGCGCCGCAGTAGGAGGAGGGTTCGAGCTGTAATCACTACTGAGTTGCCTTTTCTTATATCAAAGGAATTTGCAAATAATCAAGAAAATGACCCTTTTGCTGCGAAAATGACTGCGGGAATTTCCACAAGCAAACCAGCAGATCTGCATCGGGCAAGATGGACTGCGTTGTTTGATCACATGGATGAAGCACTTTCAGAAGAGGAAAAACAACTT GAAAGTTGGTTGAATCAGGTAAAAGAAAAGCAAGTGCTATGTGACCAAGGTCTGCAACAAGTAAACTGGAACATTACATATGGTTTGCAGCAGATGGGAACTTCTGAAAATGATTCCAG GGTCACAGGATTAGATGGTTCAGAGAAAGAATTAGCAGTTAATGCAGCTGCAGCTTCAATATATTCAACATGCAATTTTTTACTGTCAGAGAGCTAA